CCCAGCATGGAAGAGATCGATGAATTTTTGGGCAGCTATGATTCCCTCATGAGCCAGCCCGTGCTGTTGCACTGACCGGATGGCCATCGCCGCCATACCAATCCGCCAGATGGCGTGGTATGGTGGCCGTGTTATCCCGCTGCAAACAGACCATGTGCCAACTTCTCGGAATGAATTGCAATGTCCCTACGGACATTGTCTTTAGTTTTACCGGCTTCGCCATGCGCGGCGGCCATACCGATACCCACCATGACGGCTGGGGCATCGCCTTTTTCGAGGGTGCTGGCGTGCGCCATTTCGTCGACCACCAGGCAGCCATCGCCTCGCCCGTGGCCGAACTGATCAAACGCTACCCCATCAAGTCGCGCAATGTCATCGCACATATCCGCAAGGCCACGCAAGGCCAGGTGGCGCTGGAAAATTGCCACCCGTTCGTGCGCGAACTGTGGGGCCGCTACTGGGTGTTTGCCCACAATGGCGATTTGAAGCAATTTCATCCCGTGCTGACGGGCAGTTACCGCCCCGTCGGCTGCACGGACAGCGAACGGGCTTTCTGCTATCTGCTGCAGCAATTGCATGCGCGCTTTGGCGATGCTGCGCCGGCCTTGCCGCAACTGCATGCCGCGCTGGCGGAATTGTTGCCCAGCATTGCGGCCCACGGCACGTTCAACATGATGCTGTCGAGCGGCGAGGCGCTGTTTGCCCATTGCTCGACCAGCTTGCACTATCTGGTGCGACAACATCCGTTTCCAACTGCTAAACTCTCCGATGAAGACCTGAGCGTGGACTTTTCCCAGGTGACGACGCCCCAGGACCGCGTGGCCGTGATCGTTACCCAGCCACTGACGACGAATGAGCAGTGGACGGCGTTTGCGCCCGGCGAATTGAAATTATTTGTCGACGGGATGGTGCAAGACACGCCAGCGGCTTAATTTGTTGACGACAATACGCTTGATTGCTGCCAAAATACCCACAGCGCGGGCGAAATTCAGCTAAAGTATTGTCAATAGTGAACCTTGATGCGGGCACCGCGCGGCCGGTGTCACTCGACCTGATTGATGAAGACTTAATGATCGATATTTCCAGCAACGACATCACCCCGAAACCCTTGCGCGTGCGCGAGTTCTATCTGGGTCGACAACCTATCCTCGACCGCAACCAGGCCCTGTTCGGCTATGAGTTGCTATTCCGCAACGCTCCAGTCGGCCCCGCCAACATTACCAGCGACCTGTCCGCCACGGCGTCCGTGATCGCCCACGCTTCCCAGCTGGGGATGGAAAAGGTCATCGGCGACGCGCTCGGTTTCGTCAACGTCGATGCCGACGTCATCATGAGCGACATCTTCGTTTTCCTGCCGCGTGAAAAAGTCGTGCTGGAAATCGTCGAATCGATGCCCGTCACGCCGGAAGTGCGCGCGCGCATCAGCGAACTGGTGGGCCATGGTTTTACTTTCGCGCTGGAAAACGTGGTGGCCGATACGGCGCAAGTGCAGGAGTTGTTGCCGCTGGTGCAGTACGTCAAGATGGACATGAGCACGGTCGACCCGAAAGTGCTGGCAGCGCTGGCGCCCCGTTTCAAGCGGGAACACAAGAAACTGGTGGCGGAAAAGGTCGAGACGCGCGAAGAATTCAAGTCGGGCCTGGACCTGGGCTTCGATTACTTCCAGGGTTATTATTTCGCCAAGCCCGCCATCATGACGGGCAAGAAGCTGTCGCCGTCGCAACTGGCCGTCATGGAACTGATGACCCTGGTCACCTCCGACGCCGACAACATGGATATCGAGCGCGCCATCAAACGCGACGTGTCGCTGGCCTTGAACCTGTTGCGTTTGGTGAATACACCAGCCGTGGGCGCGCGCCAGCGCATCGATTCGCTGAGCCAGGCCGTGACCGTGCTGGGCCGCCGCCAGCTGCAGCGCTGGCTGCAGATCATGCTGTATGCGGAGCCAAGCAAGCGCGGCCATAGCATGACGCCGCTGCTGATGCTGGCCACCACGCGCGGCCGTTTGCTCGAATTGTTCGCCCATAAACTGCGCCCGAACCAGGCCCATTCGGCCGACATCGCCTTTACGGTCGGCATCATGTCCTTGATGGATACCTTGTTCGGCGTGCCGATGTCGGAAATCCTCAGCCAGATCGAAGTGATCGACGAAGTGGCCGAAGCGCTGCTGTCGCGCGAAGGCTTCTACGGCGACCTGCTGCGCCTGGCCGAATGCATCGAGCGCATCGAAGACATGGAAGGCGAGATCGTGCCCACCTTGCGCGACCTGGCCATGTCGCCGGACGAGCTGGTGGAGCTGGAAATGGCGGCCTACGAATGGAGCGATAACGTCGTCCGCTACGCGCTGTAGGTCGGATTAGGCCCAACGGGCCGTAATCCGACAACATTGTTGGCGCGTTCTTCAAAAGCCCTGCACGGCGCCGCCGTGACAGGGCTTTCTTACGCCGCTACGCTGCCGCGCCGGGCCAGTGCTTGTGCAGCTCGGGGTCGGTGCGCAATTCCCACAGGGCCAGCACGACGACGGCGATGCCGACAATCAACTCGTTCCACAGGACGACGCGCTGTTCGGCGATGCGCAGCACCCATGGCGAGACGGCGACCCAGACGCCCACCAGCAGATTGACGACGACGGCCCAGAAATACGTCTTGTACAGATCGAAGGCGGCCAGCACGGCGATCACCAGACCCGAGATAAAGGCATTGAGCATCTGCGGCGAGCCTTCGGGATAGGAAAAGGCCCAGGGCGAAACGAGCAGCCACAGGCCCAGCAACAGGATCACTTGATCTTGCCAGCGTTTCAGTTTGAAATTGCTTGCCATATATCCTCCTTCGCCAGTTAGGAACGGGCCGGAGCAGGCATGCAGCATGCCGACCGGCATACTGCGTTAGTGCGCTTGGGCGCGCGAAAAGTTCCGCGCGCCTTGCTACCGCTTATGACAGGTTCGGCGACAGCCAGCGTTCCACGTCTTCGATGCTGGCGCCACGCCGCTTGGCCATGTCTTCCACCTGGTCCATGCCGATCTTGCCGACGACGAAGTATTTCGACTCCGGGTGGGCAAAATAGAAGCCGGAGACGGCCGCGCCGGGGAACATGGCATACGATTCCGTCAACATCATGCCGATTTCCTCGGCCTGCATGACCTCGAACATCTGTTTCTTGACCGTGTGCTCGGGGCAGGCAGGGTAGCCGGGCGCGGGGCGGATGCCAACGTATTTTTCGCCGATCATGTCGTCGTTGCTCAAGTGCTCGTCCGGCACATAGCCCCACAAATCCTTGCGCACGCGCTCATGCAGGTATTCGGCAAACGCCTCGGCCAGGCGGTCGGCCAGCGATTTGAGCATGATGGACGAGTAATCGTCGTGCGCATCCTCGAAGCGTTTTTCATACTTTTCGATGCCCAGGCCGGACGTGACGGCGAACATGCCGATGTAATCCTTCACGCCCGATGCCTTCGGCGCAATGAAATCGGCCAGGCACTGGTTCGGACGCTGCACGCCGTCGACCACGGGTTTGACGCCCTGCTGGCGCATGCCGTAGTAGGTGAACGCCACGGTACTGCGCGTATCGTCCGTGTACACCTCGATATCGTCGTCATTGACGCTGTTGGCCGGCAGCAAGGACACGACGCCATTGGCCGTCAGCCAGCGTCCGTCGATGAGTTTTTTCAGCAAGGCCTGGCCTTCCGCGTACACCTTGGTGGCCGCGTCGCCCACCACTTCATCCGTCAAAATGGCGGGGAAGGGGCCGGCCAGGTCCCAGGTCTGGAAGAACGGGCCCCAGTCGATGTAGTTGGCCAGGGCGGCCAGGTCGACATTTTTAAACACGCGCCGGCCGATGAACTTCGGTTTCACGGGCGTGCAGGCGCCGTCGAAGGGCACGACCATCTTGTTGGCGCGCGCCTGCGCCAGCGGCAGGATGGGCAGCGCCTTCTTGTTGGCGTGCTGTTCGCGGATGCGCGCATAGTCGAGTTCGATGTCTTCCACGTACTTGTCGCGCTGCTCCGGCGTCAACAGCGATTGCGCCACGGACACGGAACGCGAGGCGTCCGGCACGTAGATCACGGGGCCTTCGTAGTTGTGCGCGATTTTCACGGCAGTGTGGGCGCGGCTGGTGGTGGCGCCGCCGATCAGCAGGGGAATTTTCAGCATGCGGAAGTGTTCGTCGCGCTGCATTTCCTTGGCGACATACGCCATTTCTTCCAGCGACGGCGTGATCAGGCCGGACAGGCCGATGATGTCCGCGTTTTCCACCTTGGCGCGCGCCAGGATTTCCGAGCACGGCACCATCACGCCCATGTTCACCACTTCGAAGTTATTGCATTGCAGAACGACGGTGACGATGTTCTTGCCGATGTCATGCACGTCGCCTTTCACGGTCGCCATGATGATCTTGCCCTTCGGCTTGGCGACGATGCCCGTGCGCTTTTCTTCCAGCAGCTTTTCTTCCTCGATGAACGGGATCAGATGGGCCACCGCCTGTTTCATCACCCGCGCCGATTTCACCACTTGCGGCAGGAACATTTTGCCTTGGCCAAACAGGTCGCCGACCACGTCCATGCCCGCCATCAGCGGTCCCTCGATCACGTGGATCGGGCGCCCGCCATTGTGCAGCAGTTCCTGGCGCGCTTCTTCCGTGTCTTCGACGATGAATTGCGTGATGCCGTGCACCAGCGCGTGCGACAGGCGCGCCTGCACCGTGCCTTCGCGCCAGGCCAGGGTTTGCGCCTCGGCCTTGCCGCCCGCCTTCAGGGTGCCGGCAAATTCGATCATGCGCTCGGTGGAGTCTTCGCGGCGGTTCAGCACCACGTCTTCCACGCGCTCGCGCAATTCCGGGTCGAGGTTGTCGTACACGCCCACCATGCCGGCGTTGACGATGCCCATGGTCATGCCGGCCTTGATGGCGTGGTACAGGAAGACGGTATGGATGGCTTCGCGGGCGGGATCGTTGCCGCGGAAACTGAACGACACGTTCGACACGCCGCCCGAGATCTTCGCGTACGGCAAGTTTTCCTTGATCCAGCGCGTGGCGTTGATGAAGTCGACGGCGTAATTATTGTGCTCTTCGATGCCGGTGGCGACGGCAAAGATGTTCGGGTCGAAAATGATGTCTTCCGGCGGGAAGTCCAGCGCATCGATCAGCAAGTGATACGCGCGCGCGCAAATCTCGATCTTGCGCTCGAAGGTGTCGGCCTGGCCCTTCTCATCGAAAGCCATGACGATGACGGCCGCGCCATAGCGGCGGCACAGTTTCGCCTGGCGCAGGAATTCTTCCTCGCCTTCCTTCATGGAAATCGAGTTGACGATGGCCTTGCCCTGCACGCATTTGAGGCCCGCTTCGATGACCGACCATTTCGACGAGTCGACCATGATGGGCACGCGCGAAATATCGGGTTCGGACGCGATCAGGTTCAAAAAGCGCGTCATGGCGGCCAGCGAATCGAGCATCGCTTCATCCATGTTGATGTCGATCACTTGCGCGCCGTTTTCCACTTGCTGGCGCGCCACTGACAATGCTTCGTCGTATTGCTCGTTGAGGATCATGCGCGCGAACGCTTTCGAGCCCGTGACGTTGGTGCGCTCGCCCACGTTGACGAACAACGATTCGTCATTGACGACGAACGGCTCCAGGCCCGCCAGGCGCAAGTCGTGCGATGGGGCGGGCACGCTGCGCGGGGTGTTTTTCGACAGCAACTCGCCGATGGCGGCGATGTGCTCGGGCGTGGTGCCGCAGCAGCCGCCCGCCATGTTCAAAAAGCCTGCGTCGGCAAATTCGCGCAGCAGGGCGGACGTGTCGGCCGGCAACTCGTCAAAGCCCGTGTCGCTCATGGGGTTGGGCAAGCCAGCGTTTGGGTAGATGCACACAAAAGTGTCGGCGATCTTGGCCAGCTCTTCCGCGTACGGACGCATCAGGGCGGCGCCCAGCGCGCAGTTCAGGCCGATGGTCAGCGGTTTCGCGTGGCGCACGGAATTCCAGAAGGCGGGCACGGTCTGGCCCGACAAGATGCGTCCCGACGCGTCCGTAACGGTGCCGGAAATCATCAAGGGCAGGCGCACGACGGTCGGATTTTGCTCGTAGAACAGGTCGATGGCGAACAGGGCCGCCTTGCAGTTCAAGGTATCGAAAATGGTTTCCACCAGCAGCACGTCGGCGCCGCCTTCCACCAGGCCCTGCGTCTGCTGCAGGTAGGCGGCCACCAGCTGGTCGAAACTGACGTTGCGCGCGGCCGGGTCGTTGACGTCGGGCGAGATCGAGGCTGTCTTCGGCGTGGGGCCCAGGGCCCCGGCGACGAAGCGCGGCTTGTCCGGCGTGGAATATTTGTCGCAGGCGGCGCGCGCCAGTTTTGCCGCCTGCACGTTCATTTCATAGGCCAGGTGGGCCATGTGGTAATCGTCTTGCGCGATGGTCGTGGCGCCGAAGGTATTCGTTTCGATCAGGTCGGCGCCTGCCGCCAGGTAGCGCTCATGGATTTCCTGGATGATGTGCGGCTGGGTGAGCGTGAGCAGCTCATTGTTGCCCTTCACGAACAGTTCGCGCGCGCCGCTGTCGGCCGGCGCGGCGAAGTCGATGAAGCGGCCGGCGGGGCCGCCACGGTACGCTTCTTCGTCGAGCTTGTATTGCTGGATGATCGTGCCCATGGCGCCGTCGAGGATCATGATCCGCTGCGCCAGAATGGCGCGCAAGGTGGCTTCGGTCGGGGACATGGCGGGGATCACGGTATCGTTCATTTCATGCTTTCAATAGGCAAACGGGCGGCGGCGCGGCGACAAGACAGGTACGGGGCGGTTGCGGGCCAGCAGGATCCGCTGACGGAGAGTGCCGGCCGGGTAGGGCAGGCAGAAGGTGGCAATCGCCTGAATCACCGGGTCTAAAATTATACGGCATCAGGCTGCTTTGGTTTTAAGCAAAAGCGGCCGTTCACCGCACGGCAAGCTTTCTTGCAACACATTGCCTTGCGCCTGGCCTGTTTCTGAAAATGACATCCCTGAAAATCTTGCTCAAAATGTCAATTTTTCAGCCAATGCAGGGCGAAAGGAAGAGGGTTCTACATAAAGTGTGCCAGGGAGATATTTCAATCATGGTCAAAATTAATTGAATCAACAGCAGCATTAGTTGTCTTTAGGAATCCAATTAACCGATAATATTAGTTCCTCGAAAGTAAATTCTCACCAAAAGTCACCCATATGTCACATTTCTCTCGCCGCCTCCCCTGCATCGCGCTGCATCAGCATGGGTGCCAGCCATGAAAAACCATTTGCTTGTTGCATTGTTTGTCATGCTGGGCCTGTCCGCTTGCGGCGGCGGTGGCGGTGGTGGCGACACGGCGGTGACGACCACCTCGGGCAATCCCGTCGTGATTCCTGCCGTGACGGCCGTCTCGGCGGCGAATGTCGCCGTGGGTGGCAGCCTGGTGGTCAAGGGCACGAATTTGAGCCGCGTGACGGCCTTCCAGGTGGGCGGCGTGACGCTTGCCAGCAGCGCCGCCAGCGACACCAGCGTGACCCTGGCCATGCCGGGCGCGCCCGTATCGGGCGCCTTGAGCCTGGTCAGCGCCAGCGGCACGGCCACCACCAGCTATAACGTCAATGTGTACCTGCCGTTGAGCGTGGGCAGCATCGCGCCAGCGACGGGC
Above is a genomic segment from Janthinobacterium sp. 64 containing:
- a CDS encoding EAL and HDOD domain-containing protein, with protein sequence MIDISSNDITPKPLRVREFYLGRQPILDRNQALFGYELLFRNAPVGPANITSDLSATASVIAHASQLGMEKVIGDALGFVNVDADVIMSDIFVFLPREKVVLEIVESMPVTPEVRARISELVGHGFTFALENVVADTAQVQELLPLVQYVKMDMSTVDPKVLAALAPRFKREHKKLVAEKVETREEFKSGLDLGFDYFQGYYFAKPAIMTGKKLSPSQLAVMELMTLVTSDADNMDIERAIKRDVSLALNLLRLVNTPAVGARQRIDSLSQAVTVLGRRQLQRWLQIMLYAEPSKRGHSMTPLLMLATTRGRLLELFAHKLRPNQAHSADIAFTVGIMSLMDTLFGVPMSEILSQIEVIDEVAEALLSREGFYGDLLRLAECIERIEDMEGEIVPTLRDLAMSPDELVELEMAAYEWSDNVVRYAL
- a CDS encoding class II glutamine amidotransferase translates to MCQLLGMNCNVPTDIVFSFTGFAMRGGHTDTHHDGWGIAFFEGAGVRHFVDHQAAIASPVAELIKRYPIKSRNVIAHIRKATQGQVALENCHPFVRELWGRYWVFAHNGDLKQFHPVLTGSYRPVGCTDSERAFCYLLQQLHARFGDAAPALPQLHAALAELLPSIAAHGTFNMMLSSGEALFAHCSTSLHYLVRQHPFPTAKLSDEDLSVDFSQVTTPQDRVAVIVTQPLTTNEQWTAFAPGELKLFVDGMVQDTPAA
- a CDS encoding SPW repeat protein, whose translation is MASNFKLKRWQDQVILLLGLWLLVSPWAFSYPEGSPQMLNAFISGLVIAVLAAFDLYKTYFWAVVVNLLVGVWVAVSPWVLRIAEQRVVLWNELIVGIAVVVLALWELRTDPELHKHWPGAAA
- the metH gene encoding methionine synthase, coding for MNDTVIPAMSPTEATLRAILAQRIMILDGAMGTIIQQYKLDEEAYRGGPAGRFIDFAAPADSGARELFVKGNNELLTLTQPHIIQEIHERYLAAGADLIETNTFGATTIAQDDYHMAHLAYEMNVQAAKLARAACDKYSTPDKPRFVAGALGPTPKTASISPDVNDPAARNVSFDQLVAAYLQQTQGLVEGGADVLLVETIFDTLNCKAALFAIDLFYEQNPTVVRLPLMISGTVTDASGRILSGQTVPAFWNSVRHAKPLTIGLNCALGAALMRPYAEELAKIADTFVCIYPNAGLPNPMSDTGFDELPADTSALLREFADAGFLNMAGGCCGTTPEHIAAIGELLSKNTPRSVPAPSHDLRLAGLEPFVVNDESLFVNVGERTNVTGSKAFARMILNEQYDEALSVARQQVENGAQVIDINMDEAMLDSLAAMTRFLNLIASEPDISRVPIMVDSSKWSVIEAGLKCVQGKAIVNSISMKEGEEEFLRQAKLCRRYGAAVIVMAFDEKGQADTFERKIEICARAYHLLIDALDFPPEDIIFDPNIFAVATGIEEHNNYAVDFINATRWIKENLPYAKISGGVSNVSFSFRGNDPAREAIHTVFLYHAIKAGMTMGIVNAGMVGVYDNLDPELRERVEDVVLNRREDSTERMIEFAGTLKAGGKAEAQTLAWREGTVQARLSHALVHGITQFIVEDTEEARQELLHNGGRPIHVIEGPLMAGMDVVGDLFGQGKMFLPQVVKSARVMKQAVAHLIPFIEEEKLLEEKRTGIVAKPKGKIIMATVKGDVHDIGKNIVTVVLQCNNFEVVNMGVMVPCSEILARAKVENADIIGLSGLITPSLEEMAYVAKEMQRDEHFRMLKIPLLIGGATTSRAHTAVKIAHNYEGPVIYVPDASRSVSVAQSLLTPEQRDKYVEDIELDYARIREQHANKKALPILPLAQARANKMVVPFDGACTPVKPKFIGRRVFKNVDLAALANYIDWGPFFQTWDLAGPFPAILTDEVVGDAATKVYAEGQALLKKLIDGRWLTANGVVSLLPANSVNDDDIEVYTDDTRSTVAFTYYGMRQQGVKPVVDGVQRPNQCLADFIAPKASGVKDYIGMFAVTSGLGIEKYEKRFEDAHDDYSSIMLKSLADRLAEAFAEYLHERVRKDLWGYVPDEHLSNDDMIGEKYVGIRPAPGYPACPEHTVKKQMFEVMQAEEIGMMLTESYAMFPGAAVSGFYFAHPESKYFVVGKIGMDQVEDMAKRRGASIEDVERWLSPNLS